A stretch of DNA from Pseudomonas sp. HN11:
TGCGCGCCAGCAGTTGGGTGCCGATGCGTTCCTCCATGGCGGCGATGGCCCGCGTCACGCTGGGTGGCGAGGTTTTCAGACGGCGCGCGGCGGCGGCAAAGCCCTCCTCCTCGGCCACGGCCAGGAACACCTGCATTTCATGGAATCGGTCCATCGGCACGCCTCTAGAAAGTTATTGCGACTGCAAGCCTACCGCCGTGCGCGGCATGCCCACGAACCCCGGCAACGCCTCGATACTGGCAAGCCAGGCGCGTACATGAGGGTAGTCGGCCAGCGAAACATTGCCTTCCGGCGCGTGAGCGGTATAGGTGTAGAAAGCCACATCGGCAATGGTCGGTTGCTCGCCGACCAGGAAACGGCTCTGGCTCAATTGCGCTTCCACCAATTTCAGCAAGGCATGCGAGCGAGTAATCGCGACGGCAGTATCGACCTCGGCACCAAACACCGTGGCCAGCCGCGCAGACGCAGGGCCGGCGTGCAGTTGGCCGGCAGCGGTCGACAGCCAACGCTGCACACGGGCCTGCCCCACCGGGTCGCTCGGCAACCATTGGCCTTTGCCGTAGGTGTTCGCCAGGTAAATCAGGATCGCGTTGGAGTCCGCCAGCACGACACCATTGTCATCGATCGCCGGCACCTGGCCGAACGGGTTGATGGCGGCAACGAACTCGGGCGCTTTGTGGGCGCCTTGCTTAAGGTCCACCAGCACATAGTCCGTAGGCAGGTCGAGCAGCGACAGCATCAGCTCAACGCGGTGGGAGTGGCCGGACAAGGGGAAACCGTAGAGTTTGATCATGAGAGGCTCCAATAAAGTGGGGTACCAACGCCCCACATGTTCCGCCGCTGCCCTGGCCGTTGGAATCACCAGGATTTACAATCCAGCATTTCGTCCGGTGAAACAATCTCGATCAGCGTTCTTGAAGCCGATCGCGCAAAAACCGATGGCTCACCGAAAACAACCGCCGGTAGGTGAGCAGCACCGCACCCACCGTGCCCAACGCCGACGACGCGGCGATCAGAAACATGATTACGATCTGATACCGCACCGCATCCACCGGGCTCTCTCCCGCCAACACCTGCCCGGTCATCATGCCGGGCAGGCTGACGATGCCCACCACGGTCATCTGGTTCAATGTCGGGATCATCCCGGCGCGCACGGCCTGGCGGATGGCTTCCTGCGCGGCTTCCCAGCGTGAGCCGCCAAGGGCCAGGATCATTTCGATGGTGTTGCGCCCCGATGTCAGCTCCTGGGTCATGCGCTCTATCCCCAGCGACACGCCGGTCAGGGTATTGCCGAGAATCATGCCGAGAATCGGGATTGCATATTGCGGCTCGTACCAAGGATGGATGCGGATTACCGCGAACAAACCTACCGCCGTCACCAGCCATGAACTGCCCCACACCGAGAGGATGCTGTCCACGCGCTGCCCCCGGTAAGTCCGCCGCCCGCGCCCCGCCGCCGAGATACCAGCGATCAGGGTCATGGCGCACATCAACGGCAGCACCACGTACCAGTAAGCAAATTCGAACACCCAGCCCAGCAGATAACCGATGGCCAGCAGTTGCACCACGGTGCGCACCGCCGCCCGGAACAGCTGGCGCTCCAGGCCCAGGCGCAGCAGCAGAGAGAGCGCGCCGTTGATCAGGATCAGCGAAGCGGCGATGCCCATGTCCAGTGCGGTGAGGTTCTGATAGTTCATGGCTGGGGCACTCCACTCAATACACCGGCGCTCATTTGCAAATGGATGTCGCTCATGCGCCGGGCCTGGGCCAGGTCGTGGGACACCCAGATACAAGCGCGGGCGCGATCTGCGTCAAACCAGGCGTCAATCAGCGCTTCCACTTCGCGGGATGAGGTGGGATCAAGGGCGGCGGTGGGCTCGTCGAGCAGCAGTACTTCGGGGTTGAGTTGCAGGGTGCGGATCAGCGAAACCACCTGGGATTCGCCGCCCGACAGATCGGCGGCGCGCTTGGCCAGAAAGTCCGGCGTCTTGCCGGCGTGGCCCAGTAGCGTGATCACCGTGGCAAGGTCAAAGCGGCGTTTGCGTGACGTCTTGAGGCTGAAGGGAAAACGCAGGTTGTCTTCCACCGTGCCGTCGAGCAGCGCCGGGCGTTGCGACAGGTAGCTGATGTGGCAGCGGTAGTGGGGAATCTGCGCGTTGCCGATTGGCTTGCCATTCCACAGGATCTGCCCGGAGCTGGGCGCGTCCAGCAGGGCCAGAGCGCGCAGGAACACGCTTTTGCCGGAGCCGGATGAACCGGTGATCGACACGCGGTCAGCAGCATTCAAGGTGAAATCGGTGGGCTGGAGCAACGCCACGTGACGGCGCTCGTCCAGGCGCGTCAGGGCGCGGGTTTCGATCAATGCGCTCATGGACGCGGTGTTCCTCTCAATCTGGATGGCGCAATGGTGAGGCACACTCGCCAGGATTTCATTCAAAAAATTCAAACTATCGCATCCGGTGTGGCTCAGAACTCTAGGTTCAACGTTACCGAGGAGGCGACATGCAATACCGACAACTGGGCCATTCCGGCCTGCTGGTATCCGAAATCATCCTGGGCACCGTGCCCTTTGGCGGTCGCGCCGAGTTTGAGAAATGCGGATCGGTGGATGTGCCCCTGGCCAAACGCATGTTCGATATCGCGTTCGACGCGGGTGTGAACATGGTCGACACCGCCGACCTCTACTCCCATGGCCTGGCCGAAGAGGTGGTCGGCAAAGCGCTGGGCGACAAACGCAACGATATCCTGCTGGCCACCAAGGGCCGCAGCCCCGTGGACAACAACCCCAACAACTCAGGTTCGTCGCGCTACCACCTGATTCGCGCGTGCGAAGCCAGCTTGAAACGCCTGGGCACAGACCATATCGACCTCTACCAACTGCACAACTGGGACGGCATGACCCCCATCGAGGAAACCCTCGAAGCTCTGCGGCTGCTAGTGGGCTCGGGAAAAATCCGTTACTTCGGCACCAGCAATTTCACCGCCTGGCAGATGATGAAAACCCTGGGCAAGGCCGAGCTGCACGGCATGCTCAAACCCATCACCCAGCAGATCTACTACACCCCGGAATCCCGCGAAGCCGAGTACGAACTGCTGCCACTGGCGCTGGACCAGTCGGTGGGCACGCTGGTGTGGGGCCCGATGGGCGAAGGCCTGTTGACCGGCTCTACCCGCCGCGGCCACAAGCCGCCTGCCAACACCCGCCAAGGCAGCGGCTGGCCGGAACCCTATGTGCATGACCAGGAGCGTGCGCTCGACATCATTGAAACCCTCGCCGCCGTCGGCGGTGAACACGGCGTTTCGGTAGCCCGCACATGCCTGGCGTGGCTCAAGGATCGACCGGGTATCACTTCGCTGATCGTCGGCGCCCGCACCGAGGAGCATCTGCGCGACAACCTCGCCGCGACAGAACTGAAACTGACCCAGGAACAATCCTCACGCATCGAAGCCGTGACTCGACGCCAGCCGTTGTACCCATACTGGCATCGTTTTACCGCCGGGATCGACCGCTTTGATCCGGCGGAGCAGCCATTTCTGGCAGAGCATCAGAAGACCCTGGATGCGCGCAAGGACAAGTAATGCCCTGGCAGCCTTGTGCTCAAGGCTGCCTTTTCCCATTCAAGGAGCCGCCCGTGATAGCGCAAATCATGATCGCCGCCCTCGGCGTCGTCGCCATCTGGTTCAGCCAGAGCAAACGCTTGAAAGTGCGCCGCTACGCCTGCCTGTTCGGCATGGCTGGTCAGCCGTTCTGGTTCTGGTCATCAATCAATGCCGAACAATGGGGGATTGTGTTGCTGAGCTGTTTCTACACCGTGGCATGGGCGAAGGGGATCAAGACCCATTGGCTCGATCACAAGCCAGACACATACCACTGATTTGCAATGGAGCGCAGCACTGCCTATATTTCCGGCCTGGCGCGCTCTACGCCACCTTCCGCGGAAAGGGCTGCGCCCCAGACCCTGCAACACCCTCTTTTTTTCCTTTGCTGACGGCCACTGAAACGCACCTCGAATGGCCACGCCAGGTGCTGGCGTTGACTACGCTGGGGCACGCCGTGCTGAACGGCCGTGTGCGCTGGGCCGGTGGTGTCTGCCTGCGACCTGGCCAGCCTCACTGGACAATTGATGAAGACAACATGCCTGTATGGCGCCCGTGATTAGGCTAATGTGCGCCCATTCAACCTTCATCTGCGAGACTGTCCATGCGTAAACTGATCTTCGCCAGCCTCTGCCTGCTGGCCGGCTGCCAACAAACGCCGCCGGCCAACGACCAGCTCGACGCCGTGCTCTGGACCCAGACCTCCATCGAGCATGAGTTGATCTACCGCCAGCTCTTTGCCAATGCCACCCGCCAACTCGACGTGGCCCTGGCGGATCCGACCTGGGATGCCCTGCCCTTCCCGCCACGCAACCTGAAAGGCTTGCCACCGGCGGTCGTGGTCGATATCGACGAAACCCTGCTGGACAACGTGCCGCTCAACGCCCGCGATGTGGTCAACAACCAGATCTATTCCTACGACCGCTGGAACACCTGGGTCGACCAGGCCAAGGCCCAGGCATTGCCCGGCGCGGTCGCCTTCCTGCAAGCGGCCCAACACAAAGGCATCACGATCTACTACCTGACCAACCGCGAACACAGCCAGGTCGCCGCCACAGTGAAAAACCTGCGCCTGCGCGGTTTCCCGGTGGAAAGCGACGAACACGTCCTCGCCGCCAGCACCCCCACCGGCCACTGCGAAAGCGCCGGCTACGGCAAAAACTGCCGCCGCCAATGGGTCGCCGCCCATGCCCGCGTGTTGTTGATGGCCGGCGATTCTCTGGGGGATTTCGTCCAGGCCGAGCACAACACCGTCGCGGATCAACGCAAAGCCGTGGCGCCCTACATGAACTGGCTGGGGCAGCGCTGGTTTCTGCTGCCCAACCCGACCTATGGCAACTGGTACAGCGCGCCGTATGGGGATGATGAGAAGTTGCCGTTCGAACAAAAGCGCAAGCTCAAGCAGCAAGCGTTGCAGTTGCAGGAGTAGCGATGGAGCCTGGATATCAACGTTTTTTGGGGCGCTCGTTTTTAGACATCTCCCTGGCGGCCCAAGCCATACCAAGGGTTAGAGCAATGAATACGGCTTCACATACTACGTTCCAAATGATCGTGAACCAGAACAACTTCGGCTGCCCTACAAGCGTGTAGGTGACGGAAGGCCCCACGCGACTGTAAGAAATCGCCACACCGCGAATTAACCCGTCGACAATGAGATAGCCATGAAGCCCTACAACAAAGATGAGAGCGGCTGTGATACACCAAAGCGATCGGCTGTCCGATAGCCTCATAGCAATTCTCCTAGAAGCCTCAAACCTTGACGTTCTGCCGGATATTCCAGCCGAACTTCACTGGGCCACCGTCCTTGGCACCATCGGCTTTCTGTGGCTGGTAGCTGACGTCGACCGTGGCCTAACTGATAGCTTGGCAGCAACTCTGAGCTTTACCAGTAGCGCTATGTCCGGAAACGTCAAAACACTTGCGATCGGCAGAAGTCGTGGTAATTGAATGGCCGGCCTAACTGCACCAACGCTTTGTGCAGATCCAGCTCGCCATTGCGCTCGCGGTCGATGGCCTGGGCCTGCTCATCGGTATCCGCAATGATTGGCGAAATACCCGGCAGGATGGTTACGTGGTCAGGGTTACGCCCAGCGGCGGCGGTGCGTTTTTTGATGTCGCTGTAGTACGCCTGGGCATCTTCGAAATTGCCCACGCCGGCGAAAATCCCCTCGGCATAGTTCGCCGCCAGGCTGCGCCCGGATTCGGAGATTCCCGCCTGGAAAATCACCGGTTGGCCTTGGGCCGAATGGGCTATATTCAGCGGCCCGGTGACCGAGAAAAACTCGCCGTGGTGATCGAGGCGGTGTTGGCGCTGCGGGTCGAGGAACACCTTGGTTTGTTTGTCACGCACAAAGGCGTCGTCTTCATAAGAGTCCAACAGGCCCTGCACCACCTCCAGGTGTTCGGCCGCGCGGCGATAACGCTCGGTGTGGTCGATGTGTTGCTCGCGGCCAAAGTTACCGGCCGCGCCTTCCAAGCCGGTGGTGACCACGTTCCAGCCGGCGCGGCCGCCGCTGATGTGGTCCAGGGACGCAAACTGCCGCGCCACGTTGAAGGGTTCGGTATAGGAGGTTGCCGAATTTGAGTTGCCGGGGTGAGATGGGCATCAAGGTATTCCTCCGTGGATGGCCGCGGTGCTGGCCTGTGGAGAATGACCTTAATGCCCGCGGGCGGGGCTTGTGAAAGGCTTTGTAGATCCATGCCAATTATTAAAATTACTGATTTAAACTCAGAAAAAACATTCGAAAAAGGCATAATAAATAGCAACACTGTCGCGGGGCGTTGAAGCGGCTTTGGACACGATCATGATAAAACAAGGAGAATGGCGACCTTTCAAACTCAACGCGCTGGCATCAGGTTCTCCCTCGATCCCAATCTGATTCAAGCCACAAGGTCATATGGATATGAAACGGGTACTTATCGCTTGGCTCGATATGTTATCGCTCACCCAACCCTCACTGTCCTTCGCGGATAACCTCAACGGGAAAACCCTATTTACCCAACGGTGTGCGATGTGCCACGGCGCCGATATCAGGCGATCGGTCGGCTGAGTACATATCCGTTTTTTAGGTTACGGCGGCTATTGGTTCCGCCGTTACCTAAATAACGGATATGAACACCTACTGACCAGGCCGCAACAACTGCATCTGCTGCCGATAATCATCCGTCACCTGCCGCGCCTGCCCACTGCTGGTAATCACCTTAGGCGTAATCAACACAATCAACTCCGTCCGATCCTTTGACTTGCTGGTACTCCCAAACAACCACCGCAACCCCGGAACCTTCCCAAGATAAGGCACGGCACTCACACTCTCTCCGTTGTCCTGCTTGATCAACCCCCCCAGCAACACCGTCTGCCCACTCTGCACCGCCACCTGCGTCGACACCGACCGCGTCGAAATACGCGGATTCACCGGCGTGTCGCTGTTCGCACTCTGGCTTTCGGCATCACTGACCTGCTGCTGAATATCCATATACACCAACCCACCCGGATTGATCCGCGGTACCACGTCGAGGATCACCCCCGTCTGCACATACTCGACGCTGCTCAAGGTGGTATCCGCATCCCCGGTATTCACCGTGGTCTGGTTGATCGGAATGTTGTCCCCCACCTGAATCTGCGCTGGCTGGTTGTTCATCACCACCAGCGACGGCGCCGACAGCACCTGCGTGCGGCCATTGGTTTCCAGCGCATGCAATGCCACTTGCAAATTCGAACTGACAAACGAATAGAACAACGAATCCGTCGCCCCAAGCCCAGCCCCACCGCCGCCCAGTGCGCCCTGGCTGCCGGAAGCGTTGGCCACGCTGGTGCTGGAGGAATTACCCGCCAGACGCCCCAGGTACCACTGCACGCCCAGGTCCAGTTCACCGGTGAGCTTGACCTCTAGGATGCGCGTCTCGATCTGCACTTGCAGCGGCGGGTTATCGAGCCGTTTGATGGCCGCTTCGATCTCTTTCCACTGTGCCGGACGGGTGCGCACCAGCAGTTGGTTGCTGCTCTTTTGCGCAGTGATGCGGGTGCCGGCTTCAAGAGCGTTGATGGGCGCGACTTGCTTTTCTTCCGGCTCCGGCTCTTCGGCAGCAGGTGGGTTGTTCTGCAGGCCACCGGTATTGAGCGACGACAGAGTCGTCGTGCGCAGGCCAGGCGCAACCTTGGCCGGTGTATCGTCCTTGATCGCGCCGGTGCCGTAGATCTGTCGCAGGTACTTGGCCAGGTCGGCGGCCTTCATATTGCGCACGTCGTAGACGTACATCTGCGGCTCGTTACCGCCACCCTCGTCGATGGTACGGATCCAGTCGCCCACTTCGCTGAGGTAATGCGGCTGGGAAGAAATCGCTACCACCGAGTTGGTCCGTTCAATCGGCAAAAAGCGCAGCATGCCGGCCAGGGGCATGCCGCTGTCTGGGCCGAACATGCTTTGCAGTTGGGGCATCAGCTCGGCCACGGAAGCCCGTTGCAGACCGAACACGCCCACCGACATACCCTTGAGCCAGTCCACATCGAAAGTGTCGATGGTGTCCTGGTAGTTGGCCAACTCATCCGGGGTGCCCGCCAGGCTCAGCACGTTGCGCGCCGGGTCCACCAGCAA
This window harbors:
- a CDS encoding ABC transporter permease gives rise to the protein MNYQNLTALDMGIAASLILINGALSLLLRLGLERQLFRAAVRTVVQLLAIGYLLGWVFEFAYWYVVLPLMCAMTLIAGISAAGRGRRTYRGQRVDSILSVWGSSWLVTAVGLFAVIRIHPWYEPQYAIPILGMILGNTLTGVSLGIERMTQELTSGRNTIEMILALGGSRWEAAQEAIRQAVRAGMIPTLNQMTVVGIVSLPGMMTGQVLAGESPVDAVRYQIVIMFLIAASSALGTVGAVLLTYRRLFSVSHRFLRDRLQER
- a CDS encoding aldo/keto reductase gives rise to the protein MQYRQLGHSGLLVSEIILGTVPFGGRAEFEKCGSVDVPLAKRMFDIAFDAGVNMVDTADLYSHGLAEEVVGKALGDKRNDILLATKGRSPVDNNPNNSGSSRYHLIRACEASLKRLGTDHIDLYQLHNWDGMTPIEETLEALRLLVGSGKIRYFGTSNFTAWQMMKTLGKAELHGMLKPITQQIYYTPESREAEYELLPLALDQSVGTLVWGPMGEGLLTGSTRRGHKPPANTRQGSGWPEPYVHDQERALDIIETLAAVGGEHGVSVARTCLAWLKDRPGITSLIVGARTEEHLRDNLAATELKLTQEQSSRIEAVTRRQPLYPYWHRFTAGIDRFDPAEQPFLAEHQKTLDARKDK
- a CDS encoding glutathione S-transferase family protein, yielding MIKLYGFPLSGHSHRVELMLSLLDLPTDYVLVDLKQGAHKAPEFVAAINPFGQVPAIDDNGVVLADSNAILIYLANTYGKGQWLPSDPVGQARVQRWLSTAAGQLHAGPASARLATVFGAEVDTAVAITRSHALLKLVEAQLSQSRFLVGEQPTIADVAFYTYTAHAPEGNVSLADYPHVRAWLASIEALPGFVGMPRTAVGLQSQ
- the gspD gene encoding type II secretion system secretin GspD, with the translated sequence MRTSTFCLATAFVLSGCGSFPDRLDPDDDLLHEAMQGTGSQRPPTEQAAPESPPPAIKTPTQRQLIRGNQQFVRAPAAQPVAKEEGGDIVFNFADQPIEAVINSVMGDLLHENYSIAQGVKGNVSFSTSKPVDKRQALSILETLLSWTDNAMIKQGDRYVILPASQAVAGKLVPQMSVAAPSSGLSARLFALRYISATEMQKLLKPFARENAFLLVDPARNVLSLAGTPDELANYQDTIDTFDVDWLKGMSVGVFGLQRASVAELMPQLQSMFGPDSGMPLAGMLRFLPIERTNSVVAISSQPHYLSEVGDWIRTIDEGGGNEPQMYVYDVRNMKAADLAKYLRQIYGTGAIKDDTPAKVAPGLRTTTLSSLNTGGLQNNPPAAEEPEPEEKQVAPINALEAGTRITAQKSSNQLLVRTRPAQWKEIEAAIKRLDNPPLQVQIETRILEVKLTGELDLGVQWYLGRLAGNSSSTSVANASGSQGALGGGGAGLGATDSLFYSFVSSNLQVALHALETNGRTQVLSAPSLVVMNNQPAQIQVGDNIPINQTTVNTGDADTTLSSVEYVQTGVILDVVPRINPGGLVYMDIQQQVSDAESQSANSDTPVNPRISTRSVSTQVAVQSGQTVLLGGLIKQDNGESVSAVPYLGKVPGLRWLFGSTSKSKDRTELIVLITPKVITSSGQARQVTDDYRQQMQLLRPGQ
- a CDS encoding 5'-nucleotidase, lipoprotein e(P4) family encodes the protein MRKLIFASLCLLAGCQQTPPANDQLDAVLWTQTSIEHELIYRQLFANATRQLDVALADPTWDALPFPPRNLKGLPPAVVVDIDETLLDNVPLNARDVVNNQIYSYDRWNTWVDQAKAQALPGAVAFLQAAQHKGITIYYLTNREHSQVAATVKNLRLRGFPVESDEHVLAASTPTGHCESAGYGKNCRRQWVAAHARVLLMAGDSLGDFVQAEHNTVADQRKAVAPYMNWLGQRWFLLPNPTYGNWYSAPYGDDEKLPFEQKRKLKQQALQLQE
- a CDS encoding ABC transporter ATP-binding protein, which gives rise to MSALIETRALTRLDERRHVALLQPTDFTLNAADRVSITGSSGSGKSVFLRALALLDAPSSGQILWNGKPIGNAQIPHYRCHISYLSQRPALLDGTVEDNLRFPFSLKTSRKRRFDLATVITLLGHAGKTPDFLAKRAADLSGGESQVVSLIRTLQLNPEVLLLDEPTAALDPTSSREVEALIDAWFDADRARACIWVSHDLAQARRMSDIHLQMSAGVLSGVPQP